One Dysidea avara chromosome 7, odDysAvar1.4, whole genome shotgun sequence genomic region harbors:
- the LOC136259793 gene encoding tubulin tyrosine ligase 3-like produces MIKQEKPLTLNVSLVGTGRELTLHERDKKKRERQLDNFVSKPDITRTARRSLKEYFEKDLTFAPKLNEQSIKLAEERMARMIHEQSERDSGRAIECQKICTFKPQVSPASLKIVQNLGTTFLARQQLHIERKQKLLEEAQRIPIPLLHRPKKQSKLVTSFSAFPPEDSCKIPPSNSSSEYGGGSNNERLCLPPCPSTPTLTQNSNSEEVLTAQSSLKQQHSADNIVVRSHVEKTQVSFKQSISPQEYRSFHKTLMKNTPIVQPPVTKSPSDKKGNLIRRQKQSPNNFEQEVLRLKRLKVKAEGIMRAKKVFVVQGPYRSVRTSMRRRGWVEQMYKGPYGDVDTSNNITKSPVKKNNKSKVDNTSSDDSSDSDSDSSCSDNDTELSDEEDYCILSRAVKNSLPFFIWTCKRDDFFCRNLRKDQVVNHFDKAASLTTKVGLYANLQNLPWFGDVDPNTFFPRCYRLCNQEEKHAFIDDYRLTAAISLLKVLINQLTSPCSSHNLVASCCSTPHNYPPSRPQSRPSSQLTSSRRSTPTAATHRVVPEVAFSLAIQAAEYFVGFEEHNDIDSETSLCPPLSDSEWDTLVSYHHDAIFNNCQFICSSSMAARAKMLLVQLKQHLPQLTMDGMRNVWILKPGAKSRGRGISCFDRLEDILAVVSNPVQMKESKWIIQKYIETPLLIYDTKFDIRQWFLVTDWNPLTMWMYKDCYLRFCTQQFNLEDLDISIHLANNCIQKNFTNSPTRSNQLPTENMWDCEQFKKFLSSIGASPNHWENVIYTGMKDALINALQVTQDDIDYQRNAFELYGADFMITTDLKPWLIEINCSPSMSYSTSITKRLCKAVQEDTIKVVFDRKLDKNCDTGDFEMVYKQQKLGIPSYVGVQLCVEGFSVKRISGSGSRTTRPELTRSQTPKMARQELSLRGTKFRTRSQAGYRENIEA; encoded by the exons ATGATCAAACAAGAGAAGCCATTGACACTAAATGTGTCACTGGTGGGGACTGGTAGGGAATTGACATTACACGAGAGAGACAAAAAGAAGAGAGAAAGACAACTAGATAATTTTGTGTCTAAACCAGATATTACCAGGACAGCTCGCAGAAGTTTAAAAGAATACTTTGAGAAAGATTTAACATTTGCTCCAAAACTCAATGAGCAAAGCATCAAGTTGGCAGAAGAGCGGATGGCAAGGATGATACATGAGCAAAGCGAGAGGGACTCAGGAAGAGCCATCGAATGTcagaaaatatgtacatttaaaCCCCAAGTGTCTCCGGCCAGTTTAAAGATAGTTCAAAACTTAGGAACCACTTTCTTAGCTAGACAACAATTACATATTGAGAGAAAACAAAAATTACTAGAAGAAGCACAACGTATTCCAATTCCTCTGCTGCACAGACCGAAGAAGCAATCCAAATTAGTAACATCCTTCTCTGCATTTCCTCCTGAAGATTCATGCAAGATACCACCTAGTAACAGTTCTTCAGAATATGGTGGGGGATCAAACAATGAAAGACTGTGCTTGCCACCGTGCCCTTCCACCCCAACGCTAACCCAAAACAGCAATTCTGAAGAAGTACTAACAGCACAGTCTTCTTTGAAACAGCAGCATAGTGCTGATAATATTGTAGTAAGGAGTCATGTTGAAAAGACTCAAGTGTCATTCAAGCAGAGCATATCACCTCAGGAATACCGATCATTCCATAAAACTCTTATGAAAAACACTCCAATAGTACAACCACCTGTCACTAAGTCACCGTCAGACAAGAAAGGGAACCTGATCCGTCGGCAGAAGCAATCTCCAAATAATTTTGAGCAAGAGGTGTTGCGTTTGAAGCGGCTCAAAGTGAAGGCAGAAGGAATAATGAGA GCTAAGAAGGTGTTTGTGGTGCAGGGTCCATACAGGTCCGTGCGCACCAGCATGAGAAGGCGTGGCTGGGTGGAGCAGATGTACAAGGGGCCATATGGTGACGTTGATACATCCAATAACATCACAAAGTCACCAGTGAAGAAGAACAACAAATCAAAAGTAGACA ACACTTCCAGTGATGATTCAAGTGATAGTGATTCTGATAGTAGTTGCTCAGATAATGACACTGAACTATCGGATGAAGAAGATTATTGCATCTTG TCCCGTGCTGTAAAAAATTCACTGCCGTTCTTTATTTGGACTTGCAAAAGAGATGACTTCTTCTGTAGAAATTTAAGAAAG GATCAGGTGGTCAACCACTTTGACAAGGCTGCCTCACTCACAACAAAA GTTGGCTTATATGCTAACCTACAGAACCTACCGTGGTTTGGGGATGTTGATCCTAATACCTTCTTTCCACGCTGTTATCGGCTCTGCAATCAAGAAGAAAAGCATGCGTTTATTG atgattacAGATTGACTGCTGCCATTAGTTTGTTGAAGGTTCTCATTAACCAATTGACGTCTCCGTGTTCCAGTCACAATCTTGTGGCCTCCTGTTGTTCGACTCCTCATAATTATCCACCATCACGCCCGCAGTCACGCCCATCATCTCAGCTTACCTCCTCCCGCCGATCCACACCTACAGCTGCTACACATAGAGTGGTTCCTGAGGTAGCTTTCAGTTTGGCTATACAGGCAGCTGAGTACTTTGTTGGCTTTGAAGAGCACAACGATATTGACTCTGAGACTAGCCTG TGTCCTCCACTGAGTGACTCTGAATGGGACACACTAGTTAGTTATCACCATGATGCTAtttt TAACAACTGCCAGTTCATATGCAGCAGCAGTATGGCCGCCAGAGCAAAGATGCTTCTTGTTCAA CTTAAGCAACATCTTCCACAACTGACAATGGATGGCATGAGGAACGTATGGATACTAAAGCCAGGAGCCAAATCAAGAGGCAGAG GAATATCGTGCTTTGATCGGCTTGAAGACATCTTAGCTGTGGTGTCCAATCCTGTTCAGATGAAAGAGAGCAAATGGATAATCCAGAAATACATTG AAACTCCCCTCCTGATTTACGATACCAAGTTTGACATTCGGCAGTGGTTTTTGGTAACTGATTGGAATCCTTTAACAATGTGGATGTACAag GACTGCTATCTAAGGTTTTGCACACAACAATTCAACCTTGAAGACCTTGATATTAGCATCCACCTGGCAAACAACTGCATTCAAAAAAACTTTACCAACTCTCCGACACGGTCTAACCAACTTCCCACAGAAAACATGTGGGACTGCGAACAGTTTAAGAAATTCCTAAG CTCTATTGGGGCCAGCCCTAATCACTGGGAAAATGTCATTTATACTGGGATGAAAGATGCATTGATCAATGCTCTACAAGTTACCCAAGATGACATTGACTACCAGCGAAATGCATTTGAACTTTATGGAGCTGATTTTATGATAACCACCGACCTCAAACCATGGTTGATAGAAATCAACTGCAGCCCATCGATGAGCTACAGTACATCCATCACTAAACGTTTGTGTAAGGCTGTACAAGAGGACACTATTAAAG TTGTGTTTGACCGAAAATTGGACAAAAATTGTGACACTGGAGATTTTGAAATGGTGTACAAGCAG